The DNA segment ACCGCGAAGCTGCCGGAGGCCGAGCGCGAGGGCGTGCCGCACCACCTGCTCGACGTGCTCGAGGTCACCGACGAGGCATCCGTCGCCGCCTACCAACGAGACGCCCGACGCGCGATCGAGGCGATCGCCGGGCGCGGCGGCGTCGCGCTGCTCACGGGCGGGTCGGGCCTGTACGTCTCGAGCGTCATCCACGACCTGCGGTTCCCCGGAACGGATGCCGCGATCCGCGCCCGGCTCGAGGCCGAGCTCGACCGGGTCGGACCGGGGATCCTGCACCGCCGCCTGCGCGAGATCGACCCCGAGACGGCCGCGAGCACCGACCCGCAGAACGGCCGTCGCATCGTGCGTGCCCTCGAGGTCATCGAACTCACGGGCGAGTCCAAGGCCGCACGCCTGCCCGACGAGCCCGTGCCCTGGCGCCCGCACCGCATCGTGCACCTGCGCGCCGAGCGCGCCGACCTCGTCGCCCGGCTCGATGCGCGCGCGGCGGGCATGTGGGCGGAGGGCCTGGTCGACGAGGTCCGCGGCCTCGTGCCTGCCGGCATCGAACGCGGTGTGACCGCGCGCAAGGCCATCGGCTACGCGCAGGCGCTGGGCCAGATCCACGAGCGGATGCCGGAGGCCGACGCGATCGCCGAGACGCAGGCGCTGACCCGCACCTACGCGCGCAGGCAGGTCGGATGGTTCCGGCGGTACGCCGCGGCATCCGTCGTCGACGCCCTCGACCCGGCCGCCGTCGCGGCCGAGGTGGCACGGCAGGCGAGCGTCGCCTGAACGCAGCCTGAGCGTCGCCTGAGCGCCGGAGGCGGTCCGACGGGCCCTCGGCCGCTGCCTAGACTGGTGCGATGGCGTTCGATCTGCGCTTCACCAAGGGCCAGGGCACGGGCAACGACTTCGTGCTGACCAGCGACCCCGACGGGGAGCACCCGCTCGACCCCACGCG comes from the Agromyces marinus genome and includes:
- the miaA gene encoding tRNA (adenosine(37)-N6)-dimethylallyltransferase MiaA, with product MTSTDVSLIAVVGATGTGKSRFALDLAHAIAATGRPAEVVNADAMQLYRGMDIGTAKLPEAEREGVPHHLLDVLEVTDEASVAAYQRDARRAIEAIAGRGGVALLTGGSGLYVSSVIHDLRFPGTDAAIRARLEAELDRVGPGILHRRLREIDPETAASTDPQNGRRIVRALEVIELTGESKAARLPDEPVPWRPHRIVHLRAERADLVARLDARAAGMWAEGLVDEVRGLVPAGIERGVTARKAIGYAQALGQIHERMPEADAIAETQALTRTYARRQVGWFRRYAAASVVDALDPAAVAAEVARQASVA